A stretch of Prunus dulcis chromosome 6, ALMONDv2, whole genome shotgun sequence DNA encodes these proteins:
- the LOC117632264 gene encoding sister chromatid cohesion protein SCC4, with the protein MEAVAEGLWGLADYQEQRGEIGKAVKCLEAICQSDVSFFPIVEVKTRLRIATLLLKHSHNVNHAKSHLERAQLLLKSIPSCFDLKCRAYSLLSQCYHLVGAIPPQKQVLHKALELSASAGHEITVKLWSCNFNSQLANALIIEGDYRSSISALEAGFACATEICYPELQMFFATCMLHVHLMQWDDENTVQLAVTKCDEVWESLDPQKGQQCLGLLFYNELLHIFYRLRICDYKNATPHVERLDAAMKADLQQMQHVQQLARELDAVNQSLSRSDLHHRERSALSEKQARLQHQLSSLSTWSSTAKGSLEPAYFGNMKRTYGDKLELAPPPIDGEWLPKSAVYALVDLMMVASGRPKGNFKECAKRIQSGMLTIQEELVKLGITDGVREVNLQHSAIWMAGVYLMLLMQFLENKVAMELTRSEFVEAQEALVQMKNWFMRFPTILQTCESIIEMLRGQYAHSVGCYNEAAFHYIEAAKLTESKSMQAIYQIYAAVSYICIGDSESSTQALDLIGPVYRMMDSFVGVREKTTALFAYGLLLMKQQDLQEARNRLAKGLQLTHTHLGNLQLVSQYLTILGSLALALHDPGQAREILRSSLTLAKKLSDIPAQIWVLSVMTALYKELGERGHELENLEFQKRREDDLQKRLVDAHSSIHHIELIDKVKVEVQQFHEFDINRATMGPSMSANLDIPESVGLSAQLPAPSSSRLVDLDMGRRGKRKV; encoded by the exons atggaAGCGGTGGCGGAAGGGCTGTGGGGGCTGGCGGACTACCAGGAGCAGAGAGGCGAGATCGGGAAGGCGGTGAAGTGCTTGGAAGCCATATGCCAGAGCGACGTGTCGTTTTTCCCCATCGTCGAAGTCAAGACTCGTCTTCGCATCGCCACTCTGCTCCTCAAGCACTCGCACAACGTCAACCACGCCAAGTCTCACCTGGAGCGCGCTCAGCTGCTCCTCAAATCCATCCCTTCCTGCTTCGACTTGAAGTGCAGAGCCTACAGTCTCCTCAGCCAGTGCTACCACCTCGTCGGCGCCATCCCTCCTCAGAAGCAGGTCCTCCACAAAGCCCTCGAGCTCTCTGCTTCTGCTGGCCACGA AATTACAGTCAAGTTATGGTCTTGCAACTTCAATTCTCAGCTTGCCAATGCTCTGATCATTGAAGGAGACTACCGGAGTTCCATCTCCGCCTTGGAGGCCGGTTTTGCTTGCGCAACTGAAATCTGTTATCCTGAGTTACAG ATGTTCTTCGCAACTTGTATGCTACATGTGCATTTAATGCAATGGGATGATGAGAATACTGTTCAGCTAGCTGTTACCAAATGCGATGAGGTCTGGGAGTCATTAGACCCACAGAAA GGACAACAATGCCTTGGTTTACTCTTCTATAATGAACTGCTGCACATATTTTATCGACTCCGGATCTGTGACTACAAGAATGCTACACCTCATGTGGAAAGATTGGATGCTGCTATGAAGGCTGATTTGCAGCAAATGCAGCATGTACAGCAGCTGGCAAGGGAACTTGATGCCGTAAATCAGAGTCTCTCCCGGTCTGATCTGCATCACAGGGAGAGGTCAGCCTTGTCTGAAAAACAAGCTCGGCTTCAACACCAGCTGTCTAGTCTTTCTACATGGAGTTCAACTGCCAAGGGATCTCTGGAACCAGCTTATTTTGGAAATATGAAACGAACATACGGAGATAAGCTTGAGCTAGCACCACCTCCTATTGATGGGGAATGGCTACCAAAAAGTGCGGTCTATGCTCTTGTTGATCTGATGATGGTTGCGTCGGGTCGTCCAAAAGGAAATTTTAAGGAGTGTGCGAAGCGAATTCAATCTGGAATGCTTACCATCCAAG aGGAGCTTGTGAAGCTTGGAATAACTGATGGTGTGAGAG AAGTGAATTTGCAGCACTCCGCGATCTGGATGGCTGGTGTGTATTTAATGCTACTTATGCAGTTCCTTGAAAACAAAGTGGCAATGGAGTTGACACGATCTGAATTTGTAGAAGCACAAGAG GCATTGGTACAGATGAAAAATTGGTTTATGCGCTTCCCAACAATTTTACAGACATGTGAGAGCATCATCGAAATGCTTAGAGGCCAGTATGCTCATTCTGTTGGCTGTTATAATGAGGCAGCTTTCCATTACATTGAAGCTGCAAAG CTCACAGAGAGCAAATCCATGCAAGCTATTTACCAAATTTATGCAGCTGTCTCCTACATCTGCATTGGGGATTCTGAATCATCTACACAG GCACTTGACTTGATTGGACCAGTTTACAGAATGATGGACTCATTTGTAGGAGTTAGAGAGAAAACCACTGCCCTTTTTGCCTATGGTCTTTTATTGATGAAGCAACAAGATCTACAGGAAGCAAG AAATCGACTCGCCAAAGGTTTGCAATTGACGCATACTCATTTGGGGAACCTTCAGCTTGTTTCCCAGTATTTGACAATCCTTGGGAGTTTGGCACTAGCTCTTCATGACCCCGGACAGGCCAGAGAGATCTTGAGATCATCCTTAACATTGGCAAAGAAGCTTTCTGATATCCCAGCACAGATATGGGTGCTCTCTGTTATGacag CTTTGTATAAAGAGTTAGGCGAAAGGGGACATGAATTGGAGAATCTTGAGTTTCAGAAGAGAAGGGAGGATGATCTGCAAAAGAGACTTGTAGATGCACATTCATCCATTCACCATATTGAACTA ATTGACAAAGTAAAGGTTGAAGTCCAGCAATTTCATGAGTTCGACATCAATCGTGCAACCATGGGCCCATCCATGAGTGCCAATCTTGACATACCAGAATCAGTTGGTCTGTCTGCCCAGTTACCTGCCCCTTCATCATCAAGGCTAGTAGATTTAGACATGGGAAGACGTGGGAAGAGGAAAGTTTAG
- the LOC117632265 gene encoding NAD(P)H-quinone oxidoreductase subunit N, chloroplastic: MAAANCFKHGTILPVSANLQHKQLPPRNSCTINKEPKGNRNMMLMMGLSGRQGKAFKRVGMIRCSGRSIEDFIGGDLVKFDLGRWLSDVEEHKALAVYSPHEGGYEGRYLNRLRYQGYYFLDLSARGLGDPETTLTKVHPVCPPHLGKQPISRWYFPPEVDYRLAALPPKAKGLVVWIIEAKVLSKAELQFLALLPTLRPKVRVIAECGNWRKFVWKPLEEISGLTANEG; encoded by the exons ATGGCAGCTGCAAACTGCTTCAAGCATGGAACAATTCTACCAGTCTCGGCCAATCTCCAGCACAAGCAGCTACCACCAAGAAACAGCTGCACCATAAACAAGGAGCCCAAGGGAAACAGAAACATGATGCTTATGATGGGTTTGAGTGGAAGACAAGGTAAAGCATTCAAACGTGTTGGGATGATAAGGTGCAGTGGGAGAAGTATAGAGGACTTCATAGGAGGAGACTTGGTGAAATTTGATCTCGGCCGTTGGCTTTCGGACGTGGAGGAGCACAAGGCCCTGGCTGTCTACTCTCCCCATGAGGGAGGCTACGAGGGCCGCTATCTTAACCGCCTGAGATACCAGGGTTACTATTTCCTGGACCTTAGTGCCCGAGGCCTCGGTGATCCTGAGACCACCCTCACCAAGGTCCATCCTGTTTGCCCG CCTCATCTAGGGAAGCAGCCCATATCAAGGTGGTACTTTCCACCAGAAGTTGATTACAGGCTTGCCGCCCTGCCTCCAAAGGCCAAAGGCCTTGTGGTCTGGATTATTGAAGCCAAG GTTCTGTCAAAGGCAGAGCTGCAGTTTCTTGCTCTGCTTCCCACACTCCGGCCCAAGGTCAGGGTCATTGCCGAATGCGGAAACTG GAGGAAATTTGTATGGAAACCACTCGAAGAAATTTCAGGATTAACTGCTAATGAGGGATGA